In the genome of Streptomyces pactum, one region contains:
- a CDS encoding alpha/beta fold hydrolase, whose protein sequence is MADAPRHEVHQQVHHRTITVGEHEIFYREAGDPDAPVLLLLHGFPTSSHMFRDLIPLLAGRFRLIAPDHLGFGYSAAPPARDGDDTYTFARLAELTAGFTEALGLTRFALYVQDYGAPIGLRLALAHPERVTAIITQNGNAYREGLGEAAWAPVLAYIADPSPENEEVARGFQSPESIRWQYTHGVADQSLLSPDAWHHDIALMSRPGQSAVQLRLIGDYGSNLGLYPAFQEYFRSSQVPLLAVWGAHDEIFVPEGATAFRRDLPEAEVHLLPTGHFALETHAAPIADLIGDFLTRRVAAPA, encoded by the coding sequence ATGGCCGATGCGCCACGCCACGAGGTCCACCAGCAGGTCCACCACCGCACCATCACCGTCGGTGAGCACGAGATCTTCTACCGGGAGGCGGGGGACCCGGACGCCCCGGTGCTCCTGCTCCTCCACGGGTTCCCGACCAGCTCGCACATGTTCCGCGACCTGATACCGCTGCTGGCCGGCCGGTTCCGGCTGATCGCCCCGGACCACCTCGGCTTCGGGTACTCCGCGGCACCGCCGGCCCGGGACGGCGACGACACCTACACCTTCGCCCGGCTCGCCGAGCTGACCGCCGGGTTCACCGAGGCGCTGGGGCTGACCCGGTTCGCGCTCTACGTCCAGGACTACGGGGCACCCATCGGGCTGCGGCTGGCGCTCGCGCACCCGGAGCGGGTGACCGCGATCATCACGCAGAACGGCAACGCCTACCGCGAGGGCCTGGGCGAGGCGGCATGGGCGCCGGTGCTCGCCTACATCGCCGACCCCTCACCGGAGAACGAGGAGGTCGCACGGGGGTTCCAGTCCCCGGAAAGCATCCGCTGGCAGTACACCCACGGGGTGGCCGACCAGAGCCTGCTCAGCCCGGACGCCTGGCACCACGACATCGCCCTGATGTCCCGGCCCGGCCAGTCCGCCGTCCAGCTCCGGCTGATCGGCGACTACGGCAGCAACCTCGGCCTCTACCCGGCGTTCCAGGAGTACTTCCGCTCCAGCCAGGTGCCGCTGCTCGCGGTCTGGGGCGCCCACGACGAGATCTTCGTGCCGGAGGGGGCGACCGCCTTCCGGCGCGACCTGCCGGAGGCCGAGGTCCACCTGCTGCCGACCGGGCACTTCGCGCTGGAGACCCACGCCGCGCCGATCGCGGACCTGATCGGGGACTTCCTCACCCGCCGGGTCGCCGCACCGGCCTGA
- a CDS encoding DinB family protein has translation MTDTAAPLAEPPHTLSDPRELLDAYLDYYRAVVLRKLDGLSETESRHSRLPSGWSPVELLAHLTWVERRWFRWGFAAEPLTNPWGDRGPDDRWHVPASDTLASLTARFEETCARSRELVAGVPGDRRAAVGGRFTTEAEAPSLNWILFHVLQEYARHAGQLDVVRELADGQIGEV, from the coding sequence ATGACCGACACCGCTGCGCCGCTGGCCGAGCCGCCGCACACGCTGAGCGACCCGCGTGAGCTGCTCGATGCCTACCTCGACTACTACCGGGCCGTGGTGCTCCGGAAGCTGGACGGCCTCTCGGAAACCGAATCACGCCACAGCCGGCTGCCGTCCGGCTGGTCGCCCGTCGAACTGCTGGCGCATCTGACGTGGGTCGAACGCCGTTGGTTCCGTTGGGGGTTCGCCGCCGAGCCACTGACCAACCCCTGGGGTGACCGCGGCCCCGACGACCGTTGGCACGTCCCCGCCTCCGACACCCTCGCCTCGCTCACCGCCCGCTTCGAGGAGACCTGCGCCCGCTCCCGCGAACTGGTCGCCGGGGTGCCCGGGGACCGGCGCGCGGCGGTCGGCGGCCGGTTCACCACCGAGGCCGAGGCGCCCTCGCTGAACTGGATCCTCTTCCACGTCCTCCAGGAGTACGCCCGCCACGCCGGCCAGCTGGACGTGGTCCGGGAGCTGGCCGACGGGCAGATCGGCGAGGTGTAG
- a CDS encoding M4 family metallopeptidase → MRPTPHRRTVATGALVAVTAMLAVGLQTGSATARPDGPSSAPGTVVAKARTGALPVKLSPAERAELLRQANATKAETARTLQLGAKEKLVVRDVTRDADGTTHTRYERTYDGLPVLGGDLIVQETPGGSVETVAKATKTRLKVSSTTAAVTPETAERAALKAAAAEGSKKTAAERAPRKVIWAAEGTPTLAWETVVGGLQHDGTPNELHVITDATTGEKLFEYQAVHTGTGNSQYSGQVTLGTAGSSGSYSLTDTNRGSHKTYNLNRGTSGTGTLFTDADDVWGDGTSSNAQTAGVDAHYGAALTWDYYKNVHGRSGIRGDGVGAYSRVHYGNNYVNAFWQDSCFCMTYGDGSGNAKPLTSIDVAAHEMTHGVTSVTAKLVYSGESGGLNEATSDIFAAAVEFNAGNSQDVGDYLIGEKIDINGDGTPLRYMDKPSKDGSSKDSWYSGIGGIDVHYSSGVANHWFYLASEGSGQKVINGVTYNSPTSDGLPVTGIGRANAEKIWFKALTQKMTSNTNYAGARDATLWAAGELFGVGSATYNNVANAWAGVNVGSRIADGVTVTPPGDQTSIVNQAVSLQIQATSSNPGALSYSATGLPAGLTINSSTGLVSGTPTTTGTSDVTVTVTDSAGRTSTASFRWTVNTSGGNVFENTTDVQIPDGGAAVTSPITVSRAGNAPSNLQVGVDIVHTYRGDLVIDLVAPDGTSYRLKNSSASDSADNVRTTYTVNASAEAASGTWKLRVQDIYTTDSGYINSWKLTF, encoded by the coding sequence GTGAGACCCACCCCCCATCGGCGTACCGTCGCGACCGGCGCGCTGGTCGCCGTGACGGCCATGCTCGCCGTCGGCCTGCAGACAGGTTCCGCCACCGCCCGTCCGGACGGGCCGTCGTCGGCCCCCGGTACGGTCGTCGCCAAGGCCAGGACCGGCGCGCTGCCGGTCAAGCTCAGCCCCGCGGAGCGCGCCGAACTGCTCCGCCAGGCCAACGCCACCAAGGCCGAGACCGCCCGGACGCTGCAGCTCGGGGCCAAGGAGAAGCTGGTCGTCCGGGACGTCACCCGGGACGCCGACGGCACCACGCACACCCGCTACGAGCGGACCTACGACGGGCTCCCGGTGCTCGGCGGCGACCTGATCGTCCAGGAGACGCCCGGCGGCTCGGTCGAGACCGTGGCCAAGGCGACGAAGACCCGGCTGAAGGTGTCCTCCACCACCGCCGCCGTCACCCCGGAGACCGCCGAGCGGGCCGCGCTGAAGGCCGCCGCGGCGGAGGGCTCGAAGAAGACCGCGGCCGAGCGGGCGCCGCGGAAGGTGATCTGGGCGGCCGAGGGCACCCCGACCCTCGCCTGGGAGACCGTCGTCGGCGGGCTCCAGCACGACGGCACCCCCAACGAGCTGCACGTGATCACCGACGCCACCACCGGTGAGAAGCTCTTCGAGTACCAGGCCGTGCACACCGGCACCGGCAACAGCCAGTACAGCGGCCAGGTCACCCTCGGCACCGCGGGCAGCTCCGGTTCGTACTCGCTGACCGACACCAACCGGGGCAGCCACAAGACGTACAACCTCAACCGGGGCACCTCCGGCACCGGCACGCTGTTCACCGACGCGGACGACGTGTGGGGCGACGGCACCTCCTCCAACGCCCAGACCGCCGGTGTGGACGCCCACTACGGCGCCGCGCTGACCTGGGACTACTACAAGAACGTGCACGGCCGGTCGGGCATCCGGGGCGACGGCGTGGGGGCGTACTCGCGCGTCCACTACGGCAACAACTACGTCAACGCCTTCTGGCAGGACTCCTGCTTCTGCATGACCTACGGCGACGGCTCGGGCAACGCCAAGCCGCTCACCTCGATCGACGTGGCCGCGCACGAGATGACGCACGGCGTCACCTCGGTCACCGCCAAGCTGGTCTACAGCGGCGAGTCCGGCGGCCTCAACGAGGCGACCTCCGACATCTTCGCCGCCGCGGTGGAGTTCAACGCCGGCAACAGCCAGGACGTCGGCGACTACCTCATCGGCGAGAAGATCGACATCAACGGCGACGGCACGCCGCTGCGCTACATGGACAAGCCCTCCAAGGACGGCTCGTCCAAGGACAGCTGGTACTCCGGCATCGGCGGCATCGACGTCCACTACTCCTCGGGCGTGGCGAACCACTGGTTCTACCTCGCCTCCGAGGGCAGCGGCCAGAAGGTCATCAACGGGGTGACCTACAACAGCCCCACCTCCGACGGGCTGCCGGTCACCGGCATCGGCCGGGCCAACGCCGAGAAGATCTGGTTCAAGGCGCTCACCCAGAAGATGACGTCCAACACCAACTACGCGGGCGCCCGTGACGCCACGCTGTGGGCGGCGGGCGAGCTGTTCGGCGTGGGCAGCGCCACGTACAACAACGTGGCCAACGCCTGGGCCGGGGTGAACGTCGGCTCCCGGATCGCCGACGGGGTGACGGTGACCCCGCCCGGTGACCAGACCAGCATCGTGAACCAGGCGGTGAGCCTCCAGATCCAGGCCACCAGCAGCAACCCCGGCGCGCTGAGCTACTCGGCCACCGGGCTGCCGGCCGGCCTGACGATCAACTCCTCGACCGGCCTGGTCTCCGGCACCCCGACCACCACCGGCACCAGCGACGTGACGGTCACGGTGACCGACTCGGCGGGCCGCACCAGCACCGCGTCGTTCCGCTGGACGGTCAACACCAGCGGCGGCAACGTCTTCGAGAACACCACCGACGTCCAGATCCCCGACGGCGGAGCGGCGGTCACCTCGCCGATCACCGTCAGCCGGGCGGGCAACGCCCCCAGCAACCTCCAGGTGGGCGTGGACATCGTGCACACCTACCGGGGTGACCTGGTGATCGACCTGGTCGCGCCGGACGGGACCAGCTACCGGCTGAAGAACTCCAGCGCCTCGGACTCGGCGGACAACGTGCGCACCACGTACACCGTCAACGCCTCCGCGGAGGCCGCGTCCGGCACCTGGAAGCTGCGGGTCCAGGACATCTACACGACCGACTCCGGCTACATCAACAGCTGGAAGCTGACCTTCTGA
- a CDS encoding serine hydrolase domain-containing protein, with translation MDHRTGDGMRERVGALLTRLVESGAEDGLQVAVHLGGEPVVEAAAGPVGPGHDRPFGPDTLVHSFSVGKGFTATLVHVLAERGLLDHDTPIAELWPEFAAHGKERITVRQVLTHTAGVPHLPDRLTRAELCDWDTMCAVVAGLEPRWEPGTASGYHGWTFGWLLGETVRRATGLTPSQALRRYLTEPLGIADELFFGLPASHADRTAPLVEGGWAAWLADLPPDAPFRALVVPNPRLWTTADLANRPEYLVADLPACGTTTARAAARLYAALIGEVDGVRLLSPEWTARAAEPAVTGRDRMLLGHYTKGLGYFLGLPETAGEVTCFGHHGSGGSIAFADRDRGMSFALTRTRLVAPGNRTARLLVDAVRAETP, from the coding sequence ATGGATCACCGGACGGGCGACGGGATGCGGGAGCGGGTCGGCGCGCTGCTGACCCGGCTGGTGGAGTCGGGCGCGGAGGACGGGCTCCAGGTGGCGGTCCACCTCGGCGGAGAGCCGGTGGTCGAGGCCGCCGCGGGACCGGTCGGCCCGGGCCACGACCGGCCGTTCGGCCCGGACACCCTGGTGCACAGCTTCTCCGTGGGCAAGGGGTTCACCGCCACCCTGGTCCACGTGCTGGCCGAGCGCGGACTGCTGGACCACGACACCCCGATCGCCGAGCTGTGGCCGGAGTTCGCCGCGCACGGCAAGGAGCGGATCACCGTACGCCAGGTGCTGACCCACACCGCCGGGGTGCCGCACCTGCCGGACCGCCTCACCCGCGCCGAGCTGTGCGACTGGGACACCATGTGCGCCGTGGTCGCCGGTCTGGAGCCGCGGTGGGAGCCGGGCACCGCCAGCGGTTACCACGGCTGGACCTTCGGCTGGCTGCTGGGCGAGACGGTGCGCCGGGCCACCGGGCTGACCCCCTCACAGGCGCTGCGCCGGTACCTCACCGAGCCGCTCGGCATCGCCGACGAACTCTTCTTCGGGCTGCCCGCCTCCCACGCCGACCGGACCGCGCCGCTGGTGGAGGGCGGCTGGGCGGCGTGGCTGGCGGACCTGCCGCCGGACGCGCCGTTCCGCGCGCTGGTGGTGCCCAACCCACGCCTGTGGACCACCGCCGACCTCGCCAACCGGCCCGAGTACCTCGTCGCCGACCTGCCCGCCTGCGGGACCACCACCGCGCGGGCGGCGGCCCGCCTGTACGCGGCGCTGATCGGTGAGGTGGACGGGGTGCGGCTGCTCTCCCCCGAGTGGACGGCGCGGGCCGCCGAGCCGGCCGTGACGGGACGGGACCGGATGCTGCTGGGCCACTACACCAAGGGACTCGGCTACTTCCTCGGCCTGCCGGAGACGGCGGGCGAGGTCACCTGCTTCGGGCACCACGGCAGCGGGGGCAGCATCGCCTTCGCCGACCGGGACCGGGGCATGTCCTTCGCCCTCACCCGGACCCGGCTGGTCGCCCCGGGGAACCGGACCGCCCGGCTGCTGGTGGACGCGGTCCGCGCCGAGACGCCCTGA
- a CDS encoding M4 family metallopeptidase → MPSGSISGPRHRRTVLAASAATVTAALIAAAAATGTAGAAPAASAAPTGAGAVKLSASQRAELIRTADARTAATAKSLRLGAKERLVVRDVVKDADGTTHTRYERTYDGLPVLGGDLVVQRAADGRTEDVTKATTAAITVPDTVAAASAAGAEKTALRAAKAAGGEQADADKAPRKVIWAATGKPVLAYETVVGGFQEDGTPSRLHVITDADTGKKLYEFQAVVNATGTGNSEYSGKVPLTTEKSGSHYVLKDASRGGHVTYNLKNKGSEEDYLDVPKWRYYDADNVWGNGSPANGQTAAVDAHYGAAQTWDYYKKVLGRNGIKNNGKAAPSRVHFGNEYVNAFWDDDCFCMTYGDGEGNRNPLTSLDVAAHEMSHGLTSATARLNYSGESGGLNEATSDIFGSAVEFYAKNTKDVGDYLIGEKIDINGDGTPLRYMDKPSKDGLSYDYWKRGIGADDPHFTSGPANHFFYLLAEGSGRKVINGVTYNSPTVDGRTVKGIGRDKAVKIWYKALTSYMTSTTNYAQARTATLKAAKALHGENSTEYKAVNNAWAAINVK, encoded by the coding sequence GTGCCTTCGGGTTCCATATCCGGTCCGAGACACCGCCGCACCGTCCTCGCCGCCTCCGCGGCGACCGTGACGGCCGCGCTGATCGCCGCCGCCGCGGCCACCGGCACCGCCGGCGCGGCCCCCGCGGCCTCCGCCGCCCCGACCGGCGCCGGCGCCGTCAAGCTCTCCGCCTCGCAGCGCGCCGAGCTGATCCGCACCGCCGACGCCCGTACCGCCGCCACCGCGAAGTCGCTGCGGCTGGGCGCCAAGGAGCGGCTCGTCGTCCGTGACGTCGTCAAGGACGCGGACGGCACCACCCACACGCGCTACGAGCGCACCTACGACGGCCTTCCGGTGCTCGGCGGCGACCTGGTCGTGCAGCGCGCCGCGGACGGCCGGACCGAGGACGTCACCAAGGCCACCACCGCGGCCATCACGGTCCCCGACACCGTGGCCGCCGCCTCCGCGGCCGGTGCCGAGAAGACCGCGCTGCGCGCCGCCAAGGCCGCGGGCGGCGAGCAGGCCGACGCCGACAAGGCGCCGCGCAAGGTGATCTGGGCCGCCACCGGCAAGCCGGTGCTGGCCTACGAGACGGTCGTCGGCGGCTTCCAGGAGGACGGCACGCCGTCCCGGCTGCACGTCATCACCGACGCCGACACCGGCAAGAAGCTCTACGAGTTCCAGGCGGTGGTCAACGCCACCGGCACCGGGAACAGCGAGTACAGCGGCAAGGTGCCGCTGACCACCGAGAAGAGCGGCAGCCATTACGTCCTCAAGGACGCCTCCCGGGGCGGCCACGTCACCTACAACCTGAAGAACAAGGGCAGCGAGGAGGACTACCTCGACGTGCCCAAGTGGCGTTACTACGACGCCGACAACGTCTGGGGCAACGGCTCGCCGGCCAACGGCCAGACCGCCGCCGTGGACGCCCACTACGGCGCCGCGCAGACCTGGGACTACTACAAGAAGGTCCTGGGCCGCAACGGCATCAAGAACAACGGCAAGGCCGCCCCGTCCCGGGTGCACTTCGGCAACGAGTACGTCAACGCCTTCTGGGACGACGACTGCTTCTGCATGACCTACGGCGACGGCGAGGGCAACCGCAACCCGCTGACCTCGCTGGACGTGGCCGCGCACGAGATGAGCCACGGGCTGACCTCGGCCACCGCCCGGCTCAACTACAGCGGTGAGTCCGGCGGCCTGAACGAGGCCACCTCGGACATCTTCGGCTCCGCCGTGGAGTTCTACGCCAAGAACACCAAGGACGTCGGTGACTACCTCATCGGCGAGAAGATCGACATCAACGGCGACGGCACCCCGCTGCGCTACATGGACAAGCCCTCCAAGGACGGCCTGTCCTACGACTACTGGAAGCGCGGCATCGGCGCCGACGACCCGCACTTCACGTCGGGCCCGGCCAACCACTTCTTCTACCTGCTCGCCGAGGGCAGCGGGCGGAAGGTCATCAACGGGGTGACCTACAACAGCCCGACCGTGGACGGCCGGACCGTCAAGGGCATCGGCCGGGACAAGGCGGTGAAGATCTGGTACAAGGCGCTGACGTCCTACATGACGTCCACCACCAACTACGCCCAGGCCCGCACCGCGACGCTGAAGGCGGCCAAGGCGCTGCACGGTGAGAACAGCACCGAGTACAAGGCGGTCAACAACGCCTGGGCCGCGATCAACGTGAAGTGA
- a CDS encoding alpha-1,4-glucan--maltose-1-phosphate maltosyltransferase: protein MIGRIPVLDIRPLIDCGRRPAKAVVGETFQVSATVFREGHELVGANVVLRDPSGRSGPWTPMRELVPGTDRWGADVTPTTEGHWTYTVEAWSDPVATWRRHAGVKVPAGADTALVLEEGARLHERAAAGVPKSDGREAVLRAVDALRDGRRPAAARLAAALAPDVVAALDRHPLRELVTASRALPLRVERERALFGSWYELFPRSEGAVVEEGRRPVSGTFRTAAERLPAIAAMGFDVVYLPPVHPIGTTCRKGPNNALTAGPHDVGVPWAIGSAAGGHDAVHPDLGTLADFDHFVARARALRMEVALDFALQCSPDHPWVTAHPEWFHHRADGSIAYAENPPKKYQDIYPLAFDADFPGIVRETERVLRFWMGRGVRIFRVDNPHTKPVVFWEKVIGDINRTDPDVIFLAEAFTRPAMMHTLAAIGFQQSYTYFTWRNTKRELTDYLRELTGEAASYMRPNFFVNTPDILPALLQEGGRPAFEARAVLAATLSPSWGVYAGYELCENTPLRPGSEEYLDSEKYQLRPRDWAAAEREGRTIAPLITLLNRVRRRHPSLRRLRGLHFHHADNDAVIVYSRRASGPRGDCVLTVVNLDPHHTQESTVSLDMPELGLDWDESFPVRDELTGETYHWGRDNYVRLDPGREPAPAHVLSLRPSSPIGGSPTT, encoded by the coding sequence ATGATCGGACGCATCCCCGTCCTGGACATCCGCCCGCTCATCGACTGCGGACGCCGCCCCGCCAAGGCGGTGGTGGGCGAGACCTTCCAGGTCAGCGCCACCGTCTTCCGCGAAGGCCATGAGCTGGTCGGGGCCAACGTCGTGCTCCGCGACCCGTCGGGGCGGTCCGGACCGTGGACCCCGATGCGGGAGCTGGTCCCCGGCACCGACCGGTGGGGCGCGGACGTCACGCCGACCACCGAGGGGCACTGGACCTACACCGTGGAGGCGTGGAGCGACCCGGTGGCCACCTGGCGGCGGCACGCCGGGGTGAAGGTCCCGGCCGGTGCCGACACCGCCCTGGTGCTGGAGGAGGGGGCCCGGCTCCACGAGCGGGCCGCCGCCGGGGTGCCCAAGAGCGACGGCCGGGAGGCGGTGCTGCGCGCCGTGGACGCGCTGCGCGACGGGCGGCGGCCGGCGGCCGCGCGGCTGGCGGCGGCGCTCGCCCCGGACGTGGTGGCGGCCCTGGACCGGCACCCGCTGCGCGAGCTGGTCACCGCCTCCCGCGCGCTGCCGCTGCGCGTGGAGCGGGAGCGGGCGCTGTTCGGCTCGTGGTACGAGCTGTTCCCCCGCTCGGAGGGGGCGGTGGTGGAGGAGGGCCGGCGGCCGGTGAGCGGCACCTTCCGGACCGCCGCGGAGCGGCTGCCGGCCATCGCCGCGATGGGCTTCGACGTGGTGTACCTGCCGCCGGTCCACCCCATCGGCACCACCTGCCGCAAGGGTCCCAACAACGCGCTGACCGCCGGGCCGCACGACGTGGGGGTGCCGTGGGCGATCGGTTCCGCGGCGGGCGGGCACGACGCGGTCCACCCGGACCTGGGCACCCTGGCGGACTTCGACCACTTCGTGGCCCGGGCCCGCGCGCTGCGGATGGAGGTGGCACTGGACTTCGCGCTCCAGTGCTCCCCGGACCACCCTTGGGTCACCGCCCACCCGGAGTGGTTCCACCACCGGGCGGACGGCTCGATCGCGTACGCCGAGAACCCGCCGAAGAAGTACCAGGACATCTACCCCCTCGCCTTCGACGCGGACTTCCCCGGCATCGTCCGGGAGACCGAGCGGGTGCTGCGGTTCTGGATGGGCCGGGGGGTGCGGATCTTCCGGGTGGACAACCCGCACACCAAGCCGGTGGTGTTCTGGGAGAAGGTCATCGGCGACATCAACCGCACCGACCCGGACGTGATCTTCCTGGCCGAGGCGTTCACCCGGCCCGCCATGATGCACACCCTCGCCGCGATCGGGTTCCAGCAGTCGTACACCTACTTCACCTGGCGTAACACCAAGCGGGAGCTCACCGACTACCTGCGGGAACTGACCGGGGAGGCCGCCTCGTACATGCGGCCCAACTTCTTCGTCAACACGCCGGACATCCTCCCCGCCCTGCTGCAGGAGGGCGGCCGCCCGGCGTTCGAGGCGCGGGCCGTACTGGCCGCCACCCTCTCCCCCTCCTGGGGCGTGTACGCGGGGTACGAGCTGTGCGAGAACACCCCGCTGCGGCCGGGGAGCGAGGAGTACCTCGACTCGGAGAAGTACCAGTTGCGGCCGCGTGACTGGGCGGCGGCGGAGCGGGAGGGCCGCACCATCGCCCCGCTGATCACCCTGCTGAACCGGGTGCGGCGGCGCCACCCATCGCTCCGCCGGCTGCGCGGGCTGCACTTCCACCACGCCGACAACGACGCGGTCATCGTCTACTCCCGGCGCGCGTCCGGGCCCCGCGGGGACTGCGTGCTCACCGTGGTCAACCTGGACCCGCACCACACCCAGGAGTCCACGGTGTCGTTGGACATGCCAGAACTCGGCCTGGACTGGGACGAGTCCTTCCCCGTGCGCGACGAGCTCACCGGGGAGACCTACCACTGGGGCAGGGACAACTACGTGCGGCTGGACCCCGGCCGGGAGCCGGCTCCGGCGCAC